One Sparus aurata chromosome 5, fSpaAur1.1, whole genome shotgun sequence genomic window carries:
- the poli gene encoding DNA polymerase iota isoform X1 has protein sequence MDMSEDEMEEDEAEWKNSFVDSVPLSSPATASVSGPSHSKTSGPTPAHRVILHFDLDCFYAQVEMMRNPALREVPLGIQQKYIIVTCNYVARELGVTKLMSVASAKEKCPQLVLVKGEDLTHYREMSYKVTELLMSYCPLVERLGFDENFMDVTKMVDARLAETQVSNNLSFKGHVYNHFSADVEASDHPSLALGSHIAAELREAIHSKLGLTGCAGIATNKLLAKLVSGSYKPNQQTTLLPENVSDIMGCLSSLRKVPGVGHQTAKRLQALGLVSVKDLQLFPLNDLVREFGGPTAQRLRNLALGVDDTPVTTTGAPQSLSDEDSFKKISSTKDVLEKIQELLSSLVERMQKDGRQPQTFRLTIRRYSATNKWFSRESRQSPIPNHIGHKITSGSTGDAVIQLATLAMKLFHKMVDSSAAFHLTLINVCFSNLQTRGAATSGKGSITSFFTHSTSPKKTQIFSTQSQDGSSQSGDIHLMDHQSSAHSVITQHATQKTAAAKSPCSSEAALHGFKIEQSPDVAGEDPPLQEVSCPLTRSDFDETNKSGTRRLPPNVDPEVFRLLPEEIQKELLSPAYSSSLPSSSVSSGKVVDVPNITENKSSYSLTDSPNFKDIKEPVNKLDPSNRPTIANNHSPAYVSVFPGENVIGEGRLSSHQSSDCEFPGSVDPKVFSELPPDVQRELMTEWKQQKPVLKTTSFRKPGKGSKTKDRKAAGKSSQANNLFKYFKPA, from the exons ATGGATATGAGCGAAGATGAGATGGAAGAGGATGAAGCCGAGTGGAAGAACAGTTTCGTGGATTCAGTCCCATTAAGCAGCCCCGCTACTGCTTCTG TTTCAGGTCCAAGCCACAGTAAGACATCAGGACCTACACCTGCACACAGAGTCATACTGCACTTCGACCTTGACTGCTTCTATGCTCAGGTGGAAATGATGAGAAACCCAGCACTGAGAGAAGTACCTTTAG GTATTCAGCAGAAATACATCATAGTCACCTGTAACTATGTGGCAAGGGAGCTGGGTGTCACCAAGCTGATGTCTGTTGCTAGTGCGAAGGAGAAATGTCCTCAGCTGGTGCTGGTCAAAGGAGAAGACCTGACACACTACAGAGAAATGTCCTATAAAGTGACAG AGCTGCTGATGTCCTATTGTCCACTGGTAGAGAGGCTGGGATTTGATGAAAACTTCATGGATGTCACAAAGATGGTAGACGCAAGGCTAGCGGAGACGCAAGTGTCAAACAACTTGTCATTTAAAGGCCACGTCTACAACCATTTCA GTGCAGACGTTGAAGCCAGTGATCATCCAAGTTTGGCTTTAGGTTCACACATTGCAGCAGAGCTGAGAGAAGCCATCCACAGCAAACTGGGTCTGACCGGCTGTGCTGGCATCGCCACAAACAAGCTACTGGCCAAACTGGTGTCCGGCTCCTACAAACCCAATCAACAAACCACACTGCTGCCGGAGAACGTTAGCGACATCATGGGCTGCCTGAGCAGTCTCCGCAAAGTACCAG GGGTGGGTCACCAAACGGCTAAGAGACTTCAAGCCCTGGGTTTGGTCAGTGTGAAAGACCTACAGCTCTTCCCATTGAATGACTTGGTGAGAGAGTTTGGAGGTCCCACTGCTCAGCGCTTGAGGAATCTGGCCCTCGGTGTTGATGACACACCCGTCACAACTACAGGGGCTCCCCAG tctCTCAGTGACGAAGACTCCTTCAAGAAAATCTCATCCACTAAAGATGTTTTAGAAAAGATTCAAGAACTCCTGAGCAGTCTGGTGGAGAG GATGCAAAAAGATGGCAGGCAGCCTCAAACCTTCCGACTTACCATCCGTAGATACTCGGCAACCAACAAGTGGTTCAGTCGGGAGAGTCGTCAGTCTCCAATTCCCAACCACATAGGACACAAGATCACTTCTG GCAGCACCGGTGATGCTGTGATTCAGCTGGCCACACTGGCAATGAAACTCTTCCACAAGATGGTGGACAGCAGCGCAGCCTTCCACCTCACCCTCATAAATGTTTGCTTCAGTAACCTTCAGACGAGGGGAGCTGCCACCAGTGGAAAGGGCTCCATTACATCTTTCTTTACACACAGCACATctcccaaaaaaacacaaatcttctCAACTCAGAGCCAG gATGGTTCCTCTCAGAGTGGGGATATTCACTTAATGGACCATCAGTCCAGTGCACACAGTGTGATAACTCAACATGCCACACAAAAGACGGCAGCCGCAAAAAGCCCTTGTAGCTCTGAGGCAGCATTACATGGGTTCAAAATAGAACAAAGCCCTGATGTTGCTGGAGAGGACCCTCCGCTTCAGGAAGTATCCTGCCCTTTAACGAGGTCAGACTTTgatgaaacaaataaatcaggGACTCGTCGTTTGCCCCCAAATGTTGACCCTGAGGTGTTCAGGCTTCTCCCTGAGGAAATCCAGAAGGAACTGTTATCTCCTGCCTACTCAAGCTCTCTCCCCAGCTCTTCAGTGAGCTCAGGCAAAGTTGTTGATGTCCCCAACATAACAGAAAACAAGTCTTCATATTCATTAACAGACTCACCAAATTTTAAAGACATAAAAGAGCCTGTGAACAAATTGGATCCATCTAACAGGCCGACCATAGCTAATAACCACAGTCCTGCATATGTAAGTGTATTTCCAGGAGAAAACGTCATAGGAGAAGGGAGACTGTCATCCCACCAGTCTTCTGACTGCGAGTTCCCGGGAAGTGTGGACCCTAAGGTGTTTTCTGAGCTTCCACCAGATGTGCAAAGGGAGCTGATGACGGAATGGAAGCAACAGAAGCCGGTCCTGAAGACCACCTCATTCAGGAAACCAGGGAAAGGCTCGAAGACCAAAGACCGAAAGGCTGCAGGAAAAAGCAGTCAGGCAAACAATTTGTTCAAGTATTTCAAACCTGCTTAG
- the poli gene encoding DNA polymerase iota isoform X2: MDMSEDEMEEDEAEWKNSFVDSVPLSSPATASGPSHSKTSGPTPAHRVILHFDLDCFYAQVEMMRNPALREVPLGIQQKYIIVTCNYVARELGVTKLMSVASAKEKCPQLVLVKGEDLTHYREMSYKVTELLMSYCPLVERLGFDENFMDVTKMVDARLAETQVSNNLSFKGHVYNHFSADVEASDHPSLALGSHIAAELREAIHSKLGLTGCAGIATNKLLAKLVSGSYKPNQQTTLLPENVSDIMGCLSSLRKVPGVGHQTAKRLQALGLVSVKDLQLFPLNDLVREFGGPTAQRLRNLALGVDDTPVTTTGAPQSLSDEDSFKKISSTKDVLEKIQELLSSLVERMQKDGRQPQTFRLTIRRYSATNKWFSRESRQSPIPNHIGHKITSGSTGDAVIQLATLAMKLFHKMVDSSAAFHLTLINVCFSNLQTRGAATSGKGSITSFFTHSTSPKKTQIFSTQSQDGSSQSGDIHLMDHQSSAHSVITQHATQKTAAAKSPCSSEAALHGFKIEQSPDVAGEDPPLQEVSCPLTRSDFDETNKSGTRRLPPNVDPEVFRLLPEEIQKELLSPAYSSSLPSSSVSSGKVVDVPNITENKSSYSLTDSPNFKDIKEPVNKLDPSNRPTIANNHSPAYVSVFPGENVIGEGRLSSHQSSDCEFPGSVDPKVFSELPPDVQRELMTEWKQQKPVLKTTSFRKPGKGSKTKDRKAAGKSSQANNLFKYFKPA, from the exons ATGGATATGAGCGAAGATGAGATGGAAGAGGATGAAGCCGAGTGGAAGAACAGTTTCGTGGATTCAGTCCCATTAAGCAGCCCCGCTACTGCTTCTG GTCCAAGCCACAGTAAGACATCAGGACCTACACCTGCACACAGAGTCATACTGCACTTCGACCTTGACTGCTTCTATGCTCAGGTGGAAATGATGAGAAACCCAGCACTGAGAGAAGTACCTTTAG GTATTCAGCAGAAATACATCATAGTCACCTGTAACTATGTGGCAAGGGAGCTGGGTGTCACCAAGCTGATGTCTGTTGCTAGTGCGAAGGAGAAATGTCCTCAGCTGGTGCTGGTCAAAGGAGAAGACCTGACACACTACAGAGAAATGTCCTATAAAGTGACAG AGCTGCTGATGTCCTATTGTCCACTGGTAGAGAGGCTGGGATTTGATGAAAACTTCATGGATGTCACAAAGATGGTAGACGCAAGGCTAGCGGAGACGCAAGTGTCAAACAACTTGTCATTTAAAGGCCACGTCTACAACCATTTCA GTGCAGACGTTGAAGCCAGTGATCATCCAAGTTTGGCTTTAGGTTCACACATTGCAGCAGAGCTGAGAGAAGCCATCCACAGCAAACTGGGTCTGACCGGCTGTGCTGGCATCGCCACAAACAAGCTACTGGCCAAACTGGTGTCCGGCTCCTACAAACCCAATCAACAAACCACACTGCTGCCGGAGAACGTTAGCGACATCATGGGCTGCCTGAGCAGTCTCCGCAAAGTACCAG GGGTGGGTCACCAAACGGCTAAGAGACTTCAAGCCCTGGGTTTGGTCAGTGTGAAAGACCTACAGCTCTTCCCATTGAATGACTTGGTGAGAGAGTTTGGAGGTCCCACTGCTCAGCGCTTGAGGAATCTGGCCCTCGGTGTTGATGACACACCCGTCACAACTACAGGGGCTCCCCAG tctCTCAGTGACGAAGACTCCTTCAAGAAAATCTCATCCACTAAAGATGTTTTAGAAAAGATTCAAGAACTCCTGAGCAGTCTGGTGGAGAG GATGCAAAAAGATGGCAGGCAGCCTCAAACCTTCCGACTTACCATCCGTAGATACTCGGCAACCAACAAGTGGTTCAGTCGGGAGAGTCGTCAGTCTCCAATTCCCAACCACATAGGACACAAGATCACTTCTG GCAGCACCGGTGATGCTGTGATTCAGCTGGCCACACTGGCAATGAAACTCTTCCACAAGATGGTGGACAGCAGCGCAGCCTTCCACCTCACCCTCATAAATGTTTGCTTCAGTAACCTTCAGACGAGGGGAGCTGCCACCAGTGGAAAGGGCTCCATTACATCTTTCTTTACACACAGCACATctcccaaaaaaacacaaatcttctCAACTCAGAGCCAG gATGGTTCCTCTCAGAGTGGGGATATTCACTTAATGGACCATCAGTCCAGTGCACACAGTGTGATAACTCAACATGCCACACAAAAGACGGCAGCCGCAAAAAGCCCTTGTAGCTCTGAGGCAGCATTACATGGGTTCAAAATAGAACAAAGCCCTGATGTTGCTGGAGAGGACCCTCCGCTTCAGGAAGTATCCTGCCCTTTAACGAGGTCAGACTTTgatgaaacaaataaatcaggGACTCGTCGTTTGCCCCCAAATGTTGACCCTGAGGTGTTCAGGCTTCTCCCTGAGGAAATCCAGAAGGAACTGTTATCTCCTGCCTACTCAAGCTCTCTCCCCAGCTCTTCAGTGAGCTCAGGCAAAGTTGTTGATGTCCCCAACATAACAGAAAACAAGTCTTCATATTCATTAACAGACTCACCAAATTTTAAAGACATAAAAGAGCCTGTGAACAAATTGGATCCATCTAACAGGCCGACCATAGCTAATAACCACAGTCCTGCATATGTAAGTGTATTTCCAGGAGAAAACGTCATAGGAGAAGGGAGACTGTCATCCCACCAGTCTTCTGACTGCGAGTTCCCGGGAAGTGTGGACCCTAAGGTGTTTTCTGAGCTTCCACCAGATGTGCAAAGGGAGCTGATGACGGAATGGAAGCAACAGAAGCCGGTCCTGAAGACCACCTCATTCAGGAAACCAGGGAAAGGCTCGAAGACCAAAGACCGAAAGGCTGCAGGAAAAAGCAGTCAGGCAAACAATTTGTTCAAGTATTTCAAACCTGCTTAG
- the poli gene encoding DNA polymerase iota isoform X3 produces MDMSEDEMEEDEAEWKNSFVDSVPLSSPATASVSGPSHSKTSGPTPAHRVILHFDLDCFYAQVEMMRNPALREVPLGIQQKYIIVTCNYVARELGVTKLMSVASAKEKCPQLVLVKGEDLTHYREMSYKVTELLMSYCPLVERLGFDENFMDVTKMVDARLAETQVSNNLSFKGHVYNHFSADVEASDHPSLALGSHIAAELREAIHSKLGLTGCAGIATNKLLAKLVSGSYKPNQQTTLLPENVSDIMGCLSSLRKVPGVGHQTAKRLQALGLVSVKDLQLFPLNDLVREFGGPTAQRLRNLALGVDDTPVTTTGAPQSLSDEDSFKKISSTKDVLEKIQELLSSLVERMQKDGRQPQTFRLTIRRYSATNKWFSRESRQSPIPNHIGHKITSGSTGDAVIQLATLAMKLFHKMVDSSAAFHLTLINVCFSNLQTRGAATSGKGSITSFFTHSTSPKKTQIFSTQSQMADSSRLDWTFYI; encoded by the exons ATGGATATGAGCGAAGATGAGATGGAAGAGGATGAAGCCGAGTGGAAGAACAGTTTCGTGGATTCAGTCCCATTAAGCAGCCCCGCTACTGCTTCTG TTTCAGGTCCAAGCCACAGTAAGACATCAGGACCTACACCTGCACACAGAGTCATACTGCACTTCGACCTTGACTGCTTCTATGCTCAGGTGGAAATGATGAGAAACCCAGCACTGAGAGAAGTACCTTTAG GTATTCAGCAGAAATACATCATAGTCACCTGTAACTATGTGGCAAGGGAGCTGGGTGTCACCAAGCTGATGTCTGTTGCTAGTGCGAAGGAGAAATGTCCTCAGCTGGTGCTGGTCAAAGGAGAAGACCTGACACACTACAGAGAAATGTCCTATAAAGTGACAG AGCTGCTGATGTCCTATTGTCCACTGGTAGAGAGGCTGGGATTTGATGAAAACTTCATGGATGTCACAAAGATGGTAGACGCAAGGCTAGCGGAGACGCAAGTGTCAAACAACTTGTCATTTAAAGGCCACGTCTACAACCATTTCA GTGCAGACGTTGAAGCCAGTGATCATCCAAGTTTGGCTTTAGGTTCACACATTGCAGCAGAGCTGAGAGAAGCCATCCACAGCAAACTGGGTCTGACCGGCTGTGCTGGCATCGCCACAAACAAGCTACTGGCCAAACTGGTGTCCGGCTCCTACAAACCCAATCAACAAACCACACTGCTGCCGGAGAACGTTAGCGACATCATGGGCTGCCTGAGCAGTCTCCGCAAAGTACCAG GGGTGGGTCACCAAACGGCTAAGAGACTTCAAGCCCTGGGTTTGGTCAGTGTGAAAGACCTACAGCTCTTCCCATTGAATGACTTGGTGAGAGAGTTTGGAGGTCCCACTGCTCAGCGCTTGAGGAATCTGGCCCTCGGTGTTGATGACACACCCGTCACAACTACAGGGGCTCCCCAG tctCTCAGTGACGAAGACTCCTTCAAGAAAATCTCATCCACTAAAGATGTTTTAGAAAAGATTCAAGAACTCCTGAGCAGTCTGGTGGAGAG GATGCAAAAAGATGGCAGGCAGCCTCAAACCTTCCGACTTACCATCCGTAGATACTCGGCAACCAACAAGTGGTTCAGTCGGGAGAGTCGTCAGTCTCCAATTCCCAACCACATAGGACACAAGATCACTTCTG GCAGCACCGGTGATGCTGTGATTCAGCTGGCCACACTGGCAATGAAACTCTTCCACAAGATGGTGGACAGCAGCGCAGCCTTCCACCTCACCCTCATAAATGTTTGCTTCAGTAACCTTCAGACGAGGGGAGCTGCCACCAGTGGAAAGGGCTCCATTACATCTTTCTTTACACACAGCACATctcccaaaaaaacacaaatcttctCAACTCAGAGCCAG ATGGCAGACTCTTCTAGACTAGACTGGACTTTCTATATTTGA
- the LOC115581446 gene encoding ras-related protein Rab-27B-like, with the protein MADWDYDYLIKLLALGDSGVGKTTFLHRYTDNKFNRKFTTTVGIDFREKRVMYTGKAADGMTERNYKVHLQLWDTAGQERFRSLTTAFFRDAMGFLLMFDLTNQQSFLNVRNWMSQLQANAYCDSPDIVLVGTKADLLDLRDVHARQARDLADRYGIPYFETSAVTGVDVTQAITTLLELVMKRMEHSSYGGHGSEPNGSPMASSELVEAPVRRRCAC; encoded by the exons ATGGCTGACTGGGACTATGACTATCTAATTAAGCTGCTGGCCCTGGGTGACTCCGGGGTGGGAAAGACCACCTTTCTCCACAGGTACACCGACAACAAGTTCAACCGCAAGTTCACGACCACAGTTGGCATTGACTTCAGGGAAAAGAGAGTG ATGTACACCGGGAAGGCTGCTGATGGGATGACTGAGAGGAACTACAAGGTCCACCTTCAGCTATGGGACACAGCAGGACAAGAAAG GTTTCGCAGCCTCACTACAGCTTTCTTCAGAGACGCCATGGGCTTCCTGCTGATGTTCGACTTGACcaatcagcaaagtttcctcaacGTCAGGAACTGGATGA GTCAACTTCAGGCCAATGCGTACTGTGATAGTCCAGACATTGTGTTGGTGGGCACCAAAGCAGACCTCCTAGATCTGAGGGATGTTCATGCCAGGCAGGCCAGAGATCTGGCAGACAGATACGG CATCCCCTACTTTGAGACGAGTGCAGTGACGGGCGTCGATGTAACCCAGGCGATAACCACCCTGCTGGAGctggtgatgaagaggatggagCACAGCTCTTACGGGGGCCACGGCTCAGAACCCAACGGTAGCCCCATGGCCAGCAGTGAACTGGTCGAGgcacctgtgaggaggagatgtgCCTGCTGA